The proteins below come from a single Demetria terragena DSM 11295 genomic window:
- a CDS encoding thiolase family protein, with protein sequence MTHAYVYAAARTPFGRFNGALADSRPDDLAATALRGALGKVPHLDPREVGDVVWGLANGAGEDNRNVGRMAVLLAGLPTSVPATTVNRLCGSSLDAAMMASRAIETGDADVVVAGGVESMTRAPWVLPKPSRAFPAGNTTAVSTTLGWRFVNSKMPAEWTLSLGECNEQLQEKFAISRERQDEFAARSHALAHAAWEDGFYDDLVVSVDGVDLARDEGIRPGSTVEKLAGLAPAFRTDGTITAGNASPLNDGASALVLGSEDAAARIGTAPVARIAGRAAAALDPQMFGYAPVEAANAALRRAGISWSDVGAVELNEAFAVQSLACVDAWDIDPDLVNTRGGAIAIGHPLGASGGRILGTLAHVLRERKQRWGVAAICIGVGQGLAVVLESTV encoded by the coding sequence ATGACGCACGCCTACGTATACGCCGCGGCCAGGACACCGTTCGGCAGGTTCAATGGTGCTCTTGCCGACTCTCGCCCCGACGATCTTGCCGCGACCGCGCTACGAGGCGCCCTGGGAAAGGTTCCCCACCTCGATCCACGCGAGGTGGGCGATGTGGTGTGGGGCCTGGCGAATGGTGCAGGCGAAGACAACCGGAATGTCGGACGTATGGCCGTGCTCCTCGCGGGTTTACCGACGTCGGTCCCGGCTACCACCGTCAATCGCCTGTGCGGGTCGAGCCTCGATGCGGCCATGATGGCTTCCCGCGCGATCGAGACGGGAGATGCCGACGTCGTCGTGGCAGGTGGCGTCGAATCTATGACCAGGGCGCCCTGGGTGTTGCCGAAGCCTTCTCGAGCCTTTCCCGCCGGGAACACCACAGCGGTATCCACCACGCTGGGATGGCGGTTCGTCAACTCGAAAATGCCTGCGGAATGGACACTTTCGCTGGGTGAGTGCAATGAGCAACTTCAGGAGAAGTTCGCTATTTCCCGCGAGCGCCAGGACGAGTTCGCCGCGCGCTCGCACGCTCTGGCCCATGCTGCGTGGGAGGACGGCTTCTACGACGACCTGGTGGTGTCGGTCGATGGTGTCGACCTGGCACGTGATGAAGGAATCCGCCCCGGCTCGACGGTGGAGAAGCTCGCCGGTCTCGCGCCCGCGTTTCGCACTGACGGCACCATCACCGCCGGTAACGCCTCCCCACTCAATGACGGCGCCTCGGCGCTCGTCCTCGGGTCGGAGGACGCGGCAGCGCGCATCGGTACCGCCCCCGTGGCCCGGATCGCAGGCCGTGCCGCCGCCGCGTTGGATCCCCAGATGTTCGGCTACGCACCGGTCGAGGCAGCCAACGCTGCACTGCGGCGGGCCGGGATCTCGTGGTCGGATGTCGGCGCCGTCGAACTCAACGAAGCCTTCGCCGTGCAGTCCCTGGCGTGCGTCGACGCCTGGGACATCGACCCGGATCTGGTGAACACCAGGGGCGGCGCCATCGCCATCGGGCATCCGCTGGGTGCATCCGGCGGCCGCATCCTCGGCACCCTTGCCCACGTCTTGCGAGAGCGAAAGCAGCGGTGGGGCGTTGCCGCGATCTGTATTGGTGTCGGCCAAGGACTGGCCGTCGTACTGGAGTCGACCGTATGA
- the topA gene encoding type I DNA topoisomerase, with product MPRKLVIVESPAKAKKISDYLGPDYVVDASVGHIRDLPSPSELPADMKKGPYGRFGVDVDNGFDAYYVVYPDKKKKVSELKRLLKDADELFLATDEDREGEAIAWHLREVLKPKVPVKRMVFHEITKEAIQRAVHTTRELDDRLVDAQESRRILDRLYGYEVSPVLWRKVRSKLSAGRVQSVATRMVVERERERMAFRAANYWDVEGDFQPESAGQSYTARLVAVDGRRVAQGRDFTDLGTLKGEGLHHLDEQRASAIAEAVRAGQGTVSDVQEKPYKRRPSAPFTTSTLQQEAGRKLRLSSQSTMRTAQRLYENGYITYMRTDSVTLSESALTAARQQARDLYGADYVPEAPRRYSGKAKNAQEAHEAVRPAGDRFRTPAQVSGELRGDEFRLYELIWKRTIASQMADAVGSTATVKHTVPIAETGFAQVAEFSASGTVITFRGFLAAYEEGRDVGRDPGEDQTERRLPKLSIGVNLDVLRAEPDGHVTSAPPRYTEATLVKTMEAKGIGRPSTYASTVGTIQDRGYVNNRGSALVPTWLAFAVTQLLEQHFPRLVDYDFTASMEQGLDGIAAGEDERVDWLRRFYFGDEATTGEGLRRMVDSLGDIDAKAISTIPIADGIVVRVGRYGPYVESTVPEGVDPATGEVIDAEKAAAAEDAKPKRATITDDIAPDEMTAEKGRELLAQAEDDGRVLGQDPESGHDIVAKSGRFGPYVTEILPEPPGPAEGTKPKKKAAKAKPRTASLFKDMDLASIDLATALKLLSLPRVVGEAPEKVTAEDGTESEKLVPITAQNGRYGPYLKKGTDSRSLETEAQLFDITLEEALKIYAEPKRRGRAAQPPLKELGDDPVSGKPTVVKDGRFGPYVTDGEVNATLRKDDDPETITPERGFELLAEKRAKGPTTRKRAAKKTTKKAAKKTTAKKSTAKKSTAKKSTAKKSATKKAPTS from the coding sequence GTGCCGCGCAAACTAGTCATCGTCGAGTCACCGGCGAAGGCCAAGAAAATCAGTGACTATCTCGGGCCCGACTACGTCGTCGACGCCAGTGTTGGTCATATCCGCGACTTGCCCTCTCCTTCGGAGCTTCCGGCCGACATGAAGAAGGGCCCCTACGGTCGTTTTGGTGTCGACGTCGACAACGGGTTCGACGCCTACTACGTCGTCTACCCGGACAAGAAGAAGAAGGTTTCCGAGCTCAAGCGCCTGCTCAAGGACGCCGACGAACTCTTCCTCGCTACCGATGAGGACCGCGAGGGTGAGGCCATTGCCTGGCACCTGCGCGAGGTCCTCAAGCCCAAGGTTCCGGTCAAGCGCATGGTGTTTCACGAGATCACCAAGGAAGCCATTCAGCGCGCGGTGCACACCACCCGCGAGCTTGACGATCGTCTGGTTGATGCGCAGGAATCTCGTCGAATCCTCGACCGGTTGTACGGCTACGAGGTCTCCCCCGTGCTCTGGCGCAAGGTGCGCAGCAAACTCTCCGCCGGTCGGGTGCAGTCGGTCGCGACGCGCATGGTGGTCGAGCGAGAGCGGGAGCGAATGGCCTTCCGCGCCGCGAACTACTGGGACGTCGAGGGCGATTTTCAGCCTGAGTCAGCCGGACAGTCTTATACCGCTCGGCTGGTCGCTGTTGATGGTCGGCGGGTGGCCCAGGGCCGTGACTTCACCGACCTCGGAACGCTGAAGGGCGAGGGCCTTCACCACCTCGACGAGCAGCGCGCGAGCGCGATTGCCGAGGCCGTACGCGCCGGGCAGGGCACGGTGAGCGATGTCCAGGAGAAGCCCTACAAGCGTCGGCCGTCGGCTCCCTTCACCACCAGCACGTTGCAACAGGAAGCCGGGCGCAAGCTGCGTCTCTCTTCGCAGAGCACGATGCGCACGGCGCAGCGGCTCTATGAGAACGGCTACATCACCTATATGCGTACCGACTCGGTGACGTTGTCCGAATCGGCGCTCACCGCAGCCCGGCAGCAGGCGCGTGACTTGTATGGCGCCGATTATGTTCCCGAGGCGCCTCGCCGCTACTCGGGCAAGGCGAAGAACGCGCAAGAGGCGCACGAGGCCGTTCGCCCTGCGGGCGATCGATTCCGCACGCCCGCCCAAGTCTCTGGAGAACTTCGCGGCGACGAGTTCCGCCTCTACGAGTTGATTTGGAAGCGGACCATCGCCTCCCAGATGGCCGATGCCGTGGGCTCCACGGCGACGGTGAAGCACACCGTGCCGATTGCCGAGACAGGCTTCGCTCAGGTTGCCGAATTCAGCGCCAGCGGCACGGTCATCACCTTCCGCGGCTTCCTCGCGGCCTACGAAGAGGGCCGCGACGTGGGCCGCGACCCGGGCGAGGACCAGACCGAGCGGCGATTGCCCAAGTTGTCGATCGGCGTCAACCTCGACGTGTTGCGGGCCGAGCCAGACGGCCACGTCACCAGCGCACCGCCGCGCTATACCGAGGCGACGCTCGTGAAAACCATGGAGGCCAAGGGAATTGGTCGGCCGTCTACCTATGCCTCGACGGTGGGAACGATTCAGGACCGCGGCTATGTCAATAACCGGGGGAGCGCGTTGGTGCCGACCTGGCTGGCCTTCGCGGTCACCCAGTTGCTGGAGCAGCACTTCCCGCGGTTGGTCGACTACGACTTCACCGCGTCGATGGAACAGGGACTCGACGGCATCGCGGCCGGCGAGGACGAGCGCGTTGATTGGCTGCGCCGTTTTTACTTCGGCGACGAGGCGACCACCGGTGAGGGTTTGCGCCGAATGGTCGACAGCCTGGGTGATATTGACGCCAAGGCCATCTCGACCATCCCGATCGCTGACGGCATTGTGGTGCGCGTCGGTCGTTATGGGCCGTACGTCGAATCGACCGTGCCCGAGGGCGTCGACCCTGCTACGGGTGAGGTGATCGACGCGGAGAAGGCGGCGGCTGCTGAGGATGCCAAGCCCAAGCGCGCGACGATCACCGACGACATCGCTCCGGATGAGATGACCGCCGAGAAGGGGCGAGAACTTCTCGCGCAGGCCGAGGACGATGGACGGGTGCTGGGCCAGGACCCCGAGTCTGGCCACGACATCGTGGCAAAGTCGGGCCGGTTTGGTCCTTACGTCACCGAAATCCTCCCCGAGCCGCCGGGCCCGGCCGAGGGCACGAAGCCGAAAAAGAAGGCGGCCAAGGCCAAGCCACGGACCGCGAGCCTGTTTAAAGACATGGATCTTGCGAGCATTGACTTGGCGACCGCGCTCAAGTTGTTGTCGCTACCGCGCGTGGTCGGTGAAGCGCCTGAGAAGGTCACGGCCGAGGACGGCACCGAGTCCGAGAAGCTCGTCCCGATTACGGCCCAGAACGGGCGCTATGGGCCGTACCTCAAAAAGGGCACTGACTCGCGATCCCTTGAGACTGAGGCGCAACTGTTCGACATCACCCTGGAGGAAGCGCTCAAGATCTACGCCGAACCCAAGCGGCGTGGACGCGCGGCGCAGCCGCCGTTGAAGGAACTTGGCGATGACCCGGTGAGCGGTAAACCCACGGTGGTGAAAGACGGCCGCTTTGGTCCGTACGTCACCGACGGCGAAGTCAACGCCACCTTGCGCAAGGACGATGACCCGGAGACCATCACGCCGGAACGCGGGTTTGAGCTGCTAGCCGAGAAGCGAGCAAAGGGCCCGACCACGCGTAAGCGCGCGGCTAAGAAGACGACGAAGAAGGCGGCCAAGAAAACCACCGCTAAGAAGTCGACCGCGAAGAAGTCGACGGCGAAGAAGTCGACGGCGAAGAAGTCGGCCACAAAGAAAGCGCCCACGTCATAG
- a CDS encoding AIM24 family protein, translating to MQSNLFDQSNLEVQSQNRFSLQNSQMLRVALGPDVLAVKGSMVAFQGQITFNHEGAGSMGKLLKKVMTSEDVPLMRVAGQGEVFFAQEAGYVFLIDLTGDALSVNARNLLAFDSGVSWDIKRVQGAGMMTGGLFNLELQGQGTVALQAKGHPVVLDCSQQPTYVDIQAAVGWSANLVPKMVNSMNMKSMLRGGSGEAMQYAFHGPGFVVVQPDEWMNTTSQQGGSGGGLIGNLMS from the coding sequence ATGCAGAGCAATCTTTTCGACCAGAGCAATCTCGAGGTCCAGAGCCAGAACCGTTTCAGCTTGCAGAACTCTCAGATGCTGCGAGTCGCCTTGGGCCCGGATGTGCTCGCGGTCAAGGGGTCGATGGTCGCCTTTCAGGGACAGATCACCTTCAACCATGAGGGCGCCGGCTCTATGGGCAAACTCCTCAAGAAGGTGATGACCAGCGAGGACGTCCCGCTGATGCGGGTCGCCGGTCAGGGCGAGGTGTTCTTCGCTCAGGAGGCTGGCTACGTCTTCCTGATCGACCTCACCGGCGATGCGCTGTCGGTCAATGCGCGCAACCTCCTCGCCTTCGACTCGGGGGTTAGTTGGGACATCAAGCGGGTGCAAGGCGCCGGAATGATGACCGGTGGGTTGTTCAATTTGGAGCTTCAGGGACAGGGAACCGTCGCGCTGCAGGCCAAGGGTCACCCGGTGGTGCTCGATTGCTCGCAGCAGCCGACGTACGTCGATATCCAGGCCGCCGTCGGTTGGTCGGCAAACCTGGTGCCCAAGATGGTCAACTCGATGAACATGAAATCGATGCTGCGCGGCGGCAGCGGCGAGGCGATGCAGTACGCCTTCCACGGCCCGGGCTTTGTCGTAGTCCAGCCGGACGAATGGATGAACACCACGAGCCAGCAGGGCGGGTCCGGCGGCGGCCTCATCGGCAACCTCATGAGCTGA
- a CDS encoding DUF4244 domain-containing protein: MTTRLAGRWQRLRALGDAGMTTAEYAVGTLAAVAFAGLLIAVIKSGAVKSALSGIITSALSVAG, translated from the coding sequence ATGACAACCAGGTTGGCTGGACGGTGGCAACGTCTGCGCGCACTAGGCGATGCAGGCATGACGACGGCTGAATACGCCGTCGGCACTCTGGCCGCCGTCGCGTTCGCTGGATTGCTCATTGCCGTCATCAAGAGCGGTGCGGTGAAGTCTGCCCTGAGCGGCATCATCACCTCGGCGCTGAGCGTCGCCGGCTGA
- a CDS encoding Rv3654c family TadE-like protein, which translates to MRRPDRGSATVYVVAAIGAVAALLLGALTLVSASRASSQARTAADLGALAGAQALVAATSEHPCSVAAQVAQLNSAQVRRCEISGEEVELVVAVAPSWPGLGDAQARSRAGPARDRG; encoded by the coding sequence ATGCGCCGACCTGACCGGGGCTCAGCGACCGTCTATGTCGTGGCGGCGATCGGTGCGGTGGCCGCGCTTCTCCTGGGCGCTCTGACCCTGGTCAGCGCGTCGCGCGCGAGTTCGCAGGCACGTACTGCCGCCGACTTGGGTGCTTTGGCCGGCGCGCAGGCATTGGTCGCCGCTACCAGCGAGCACCCGTGCTCGGTGGCCGCGCAGGTCGCCCAGCTCAACAGCGCCCAGGTGCGCCGGTGTGAGATTTCGGGAGAGGAGGTCGAACTCGTGGTGGCAGTGGCCCCTTCGTGGCCGGGCCTGGGCGATGCGCAGGCGCGTAGTCGTGCTGGGCCGGCGCGAGATCGTGGTTAG
- a CDS encoding DEAD/DEAH box helicase: MTPASSSAPHRLVASLDGAATGRVVHVADFPERPASTADWPDWLAPPVEAAVRGIGIERPWSHQRQAADLAHRGTDVVIATGTASGKSLGYLLPVLSDIAASKDRLGRNSTALYLSPTKALAADQLAAINSLAVPSVRAATYDGDTASDERRWIREHADIVLTNPDLLHHTLLPQHERWAPFLRALRYIVIDECHTYRGVFGAHVGSVLRRLRRVAARYRTEPTFVLASATVAEPAAHASTLTGVPVTAITDDGSPRAPMTFAVWEPGSTHDDGVDETESAPPDARRGAVAECADLMARLVGDGVQTLTFARSRVGVEVVADMVRARLRREAPHLVDHVAAYRGGYLPEERRDLERRLRSGALRGLAATNALELGIDVAGLDAVLLAGWPGTTASLWQQAGRAGRRGHPALVVFVADNDPLDTYLVQHPDVLLGRPTEAPILDVRNPYVLAPHLAAAAAELPLTEADERWFGESLPALAETLVARGILRRRPRGWFWARADRPADHLSLRGSGAAAISIVENRTARVLGTVDRGRSHSAAHTGAVYVHQGRPYVVSELDLDGDAAHVTEGDPGWSTVAQSVSAFDIVQTEREDTWGQVHWSHGVIDVREQVTSFLRRLPSGEVLGQHALDLPEQSLRTRGVWWTVPPALLDDRVDPANQPGALHAAEHAAIGLLPLVAQSDRWDIGGVSTVLHPDTGLPTVLVYDGYPGGAGFAERAFAHAQTWVRATRDAIRGCACATGCPSCVQSPKCGNGNQPLDKAGAVQVLTLLLESAPPN; the protein is encoded by the coding sequence ATGACTCCAGCGTCGTCGTCCGCCCCGCACCGCCTGGTGGCGTCCCTTGATGGAGCGGCCACCGGCCGCGTAGTGCACGTCGCCGATTTCCCTGAGCGCCCCGCGAGCACGGCCGATTGGCCGGACTGGCTCGCGCCGCCCGTCGAAGCCGCCGTGCGCGGAATCGGCATTGAGCGCCCGTGGTCTCACCAGCGCCAGGCCGCGGATCTGGCACATCGCGGAACAGATGTCGTGATCGCCACCGGCACGGCGAGCGGCAAGAGCCTCGGCTACCTGCTGCCGGTGCTCTCCGACATCGCCGCCTCGAAAGATCGATTAGGACGCAACTCAACTGCGCTCTACCTGTCCCCCACCAAGGCACTCGCCGCCGATCAACTGGCCGCCATCAACTCGTTGGCCGTCCCGTCGGTACGCGCCGCGACCTACGACGGGGATACCGCATCCGACGAACGTCGCTGGATCCGTGAGCACGCCGATATCGTCCTCACCAATCCCGACCTGCTCCATCACACCTTGCTGCCCCAGCACGAACGGTGGGCGCCATTCCTTCGCGCGTTGAGATACATCGTCATCGACGAGTGCCATACCTACCGCGGCGTGTTCGGCGCTCACGTTGGATCGGTCTTGCGTCGCCTCCGGCGGGTCGCTGCCCGATACCGGACCGAGCCAACCTTCGTCCTTGCGTCTGCGACGGTGGCCGAGCCGGCCGCGCACGCGAGCACGTTGACGGGGGTCCCGGTCACCGCAATAACGGATGACGGATCTCCCAGAGCCCCCATGACTTTCGCCGTTTGGGAGCCGGGATCCACCCACGATGACGGGGTTGACGAGACCGAAAGTGCACCCCCTGACGCGCGCCGTGGCGCGGTCGCCGAGTGCGCTGACCTGATGGCCAGATTGGTGGGCGACGGAGTCCAGACCCTCACCTTTGCGCGCTCACGGGTCGGGGTCGAGGTCGTGGCCGACATGGTGCGGGCCAGGCTCCGTCGCGAGGCACCGCACCTGGTCGATCACGTCGCCGCCTACCGCGGTGGTTATCTCCCCGAGGAGCGCCGTGATCTCGAACGACGCTTGCGGTCGGGCGCCTTGCGCGGGCTTGCAGCCACCAATGCGCTTGAACTCGGCATCGATGTCGCCGGGCTGGACGCCGTACTCCTCGCGGGCTGGCCCGGGACCACGGCCTCACTATGGCAACAAGCGGGTCGCGCCGGACGACGCGGCCATCCTGCGCTGGTCGTCTTCGTCGCGGACAATGATCCGCTCGATACCTACCTCGTGCAGCACCCCGACGTGCTGCTCGGCCGGCCGACCGAAGCCCCGATTCTCGACGTGCGCAATCCATACGTTCTCGCACCCCATCTCGCCGCAGCCGCAGCCGAGTTGCCGCTCACCGAGGCGGACGAACGGTGGTTCGGCGAGAGCCTTCCGGCGCTCGCCGAGACACTCGTCGCCCGTGGAATCTTGCGGCGTCGGCCGCGCGGGTGGTTCTGGGCTCGCGCCGACCGACCCGCCGATCATCTATCCCTTCGAGGGAGCGGCGCTGCTGCCATCAGCATCGTCGAGAACCGCACCGCTCGAGTGCTCGGCACCGTGGACCGCGGGCGCTCGCATTCCGCCGCTCACACCGGCGCGGTCTATGTTCATCAGGGGCGTCCGTACGTCGTCTCCGAGCTCGACCTCGACGGCGATGCCGCGCACGTGACCGAGGGCGATCCCGGATGGTCGACCGTGGCCCAGTCGGTATCGGCCTTCGACATCGTGCAGACCGAGCGAGAAGACACCTGGGGCCAAGTCCATTGGAGCCACGGAGTGATCGATGTTCGTGAGCAGGTGACCTCCTTTCTGCGGAGGCTCCCCTCGGGTGAAGTTCTGGGCCAGCACGCCCTTGACCTTCCGGAGCAGTCCCTGCGTACGCGTGGAGTGTGGTGGACGGTCCCGCCCGCGCTGCTCGATGATCGGGTCGACCCAGCCAACCAGCCAGGGGCGCTGCACGCCGCGGAGCACGCAGCGATCGGACTGCTCCCCCTGGTGGCCCAATCCGACCGCTGGGACATCGGCGGGGTGTCGACCGTCCTGCACCCAGACACCGGCCTCCCGACTGTGTTGGTCTACGACGGCTACCCCGGTGGTGCCGGATTCGCCGAACGCGCCTTCGCCCATGCGCAGACCTGGGTCCGGGCCACCCGCGACGCGATTCGCGGATGTGCGTGCGCGACGGGCTGCCCGTCGTGCGTGCAGTCACCTAAGTGCGGCAACGGGAATCAGCCACTCGACAAGGCTGGCGCTGTCCAGGTCCTCACGCTTCTCCTGGAGTCCGCGCCGCCCAACTAA
- a CDS encoding 3-oxoacid CoA-transferase subunit B, which yields MTAETRTVEHLDHEPLTRDEVAAKIARDIPAGSYVNLGIGQPTLVSNYLDVDSDVVLHTENGMLGMGPVATGEDIDPDLTNAGKIPVTELPGASYFHHADSFAMMRGGHLDVCVLGAFQVGIQGDLANWHTGSPDAIPAVGGAMDLAIGAKDVFVMMTLFDKDGRAKLVSECTYPLTGVACVSRVYSDLAIFELGPAGVTVAETWSISVDELSARLHLPLLRA from the coding sequence ATGACCGCTGAAACCCGGACGGTCGAGCACCTGGACCACGAACCGCTGACCCGGGACGAGGTCGCAGCGAAGATCGCACGGGACATCCCCGCAGGGTCATACGTCAATCTGGGAATTGGCCAACCGACTTTGGTGTCCAACTATCTCGACGTGGACAGCGACGTCGTTCTGCATACCGAGAACGGCATGTTGGGGATGGGCCCGGTCGCCACCGGCGAGGACATTGACCCTGACCTGACCAATGCTGGGAAGATTCCCGTCACCGAACTGCCTGGCGCTTCGTACTTCCACCACGCCGACTCATTCGCGATGATGCGCGGTGGACATCTCGACGTGTGTGTCCTCGGCGCATTTCAGGTCGGCATTCAGGGCGACCTTGCCAATTGGCATACCGGCAGCCCGGACGCTATTCCCGCCGTCGGCGGCGCGATGGATTTGGCGATTGGCGCCAAGGACGTCTTCGTCATGATGACGTTGTTCGACAAGGACGGCCGCGCCAAGCTCGTCTCCGAATGCACCTATCCGTTGACCGGAGTGGCGTGCGTCAGCCGGGTCTATTCCGACCTCGCCATCTTCGAGCTCGGACCAGCGGGTGTCACCGTGGCGGAGACTTGGAGCATCAGCGTCGACGAGCTCAGCGCTCGCCTGCACCTTCCGCTGCTACGCGCCTGA
- a CDS encoding TadE family type IV pilus minor pilin → MVTAELAAALAALMLVLGVALTAVVAGVDLIRVTDAARVAARAAARGDDPAAVRSLARESAPSGATVNVSGGDQVRVVVSATVRGPFAAMISTDLVGRAVAVREQADAPT, encoded by the coding sequence ATGGTGACGGCTGAGCTGGCGGCTGCGCTCGCGGCATTGATGCTCGTCCTTGGGGTGGCGCTGACCGCCGTCGTTGCGGGAGTCGACCTCATCAGGGTGACTGACGCGGCGCGGGTAGCAGCCCGCGCTGCGGCCCGAGGGGATGACCCGGCGGCTGTGCGCTCCCTCGCTCGTGAATCGGCGCCTTCGGGGGCCACCGTGAACGTGAGCGGCGGTGACCAGGTGCGGGTCGTCGTAAGCGCTACGGTGCGCGGGCCATTTGCGGCAATGATCTCGACTGACCTGGTGGGTCGTGCCGTCGCTGTGCGAGAGCAGGCCGATGCGCCGACCTGA
- a CDS encoding STAS domain-containing protein, whose amino-acid sequence MTWRPKLELTVQTSAVGDFTVVAVSGEVDIVTAPTLRQLLNQAIDDGGPRLVVDLTAVPFLDSTGLGVLVGRLKVARQAGGDLRLVLTSERLLRNFKITGLDTVFKIFPTAKEATAHGL is encoded by the coding sequence GTGACCTGGAGGCCTAAGTTGGAACTCACCGTGCAGACCAGCGCTGTGGGCGATTTCACTGTGGTGGCCGTGAGCGGCGAGGTCGACATCGTGACCGCGCCGACCTTGCGTCAGCTACTCAACCAAGCGATCGACGATGGCGGCCCGCGACTTGTCGTCGACCTCACCGCAGTGCCCTTCCTGGACTCCACCGGCTTGGGCGTGTTGGTTGGACGACTCAAGGTGGCCCGTCAGGCGGGTGGTGACTTGCGCTTGGTCCTGACGAGTGAGCGTTTGCTTCGAAACTTCAAGATCACCGGACTCGACACGGTCTTCAAAATTTTCCCGACGGCCAAGGAAGCAACCGCGCACGGTTTGTGA
- a CDS encoding DUF7059 domain-containing protein yields the protein MASPAPPTDLASLPALRDALAAADYTLDGILACLGDRAARALHREQPTPAERLTRPLDSPIGTLVRLFALGYPVPADRLDAALPGLDPGWLADRGLVRLGPDGVRAAFDLRPYMAGDDQWWVLSDLSEVMTGGPLPEDHVLGIGGASTTLASWTVRRPGQRVLDLGTGCGVQSLHLSTHAGEVVATDTSGRALALARANASMNGLTWDLRQGDLFEPVEGETFDQIVSNPPFVITPRVGQLPTYEYRDGGRVGHEIVRSLVRGLADQLRLGGVAQMLGNWEVAAGGDWREVVGEWLEGTGLDAWVIQREVQDPCEYAELWAGDGGHRKGTPGYEQMYAAWLADFEARGVDSVGFGVLNFQRPEGDREPWRDLVESTGPLVEPMGPTTEAGIAARTWLAEHGDSGVLQTAWRSADDVTEERYGRPGAEDPSVIMIRQGGGLGRSVRASTVLAAFVSVCDGDLTAAQTLGAIAELVGASPEAVHAEALPDIRSLIADGLLVAT from the coding sequence ATGGCAAGCCCCGCTCCTCCCACGGACCTGGCGTCCTTGCCCGCGCTTCGGGACGCGTTGGCCGCAGCCGACTACACCCTGGACGGCATCTTGGCGTGCCTCGGGGACCGCGCGGCCAGGGCCTTGCACCGGGAGCAGCCCACGCCAGCGGAGCGATTGACCCGTCCGCTGGATTCACCGATCGGCACCCTCGTGCGTCTGTTTGCGCTGGGTTATCCCGTTCCGGCTGACCGGCTCGATGCTGCCCTTCCCGGTTTGGACCCTGGCTGGCTCGCTGACCGGGGCTTGGTTCGACTCGGTCCGGATGGCGTACGCGCCGCGTTTGACCTGCGTCCGTATATGGCTGGTGATGACCAGTGGTGGGTGCTTTCTGACCTGTCGGAGGTGATGACCGGGGGCCCACTGCCTGAAGATCACGTCCTGGGCATCGGTGGCGCCTCCACGACGTTGGCGTCCTGGACGGTGCGTCGCCCCGGACAGCGTGTTCTGGACCTCGGTACCGGCTGTGGTGTCCAGTCCCTTCATCTGTCGACACATGCCGGTGAGGTCGTGGCGACTGACACTTCAGGCCGAGCCCTGGCGTTGGCGCGCGCCAACGCCAGCATGAACGGCCTGACCTGGGACCTGCGCCAGGGCGACCTGTTCGAGCCGGTCGAGGGTGAGACGTTCGACCAGATCGTCAGCAACCCTCCGTTTGTCATCACGCCACGGGTGGGGCAATTGCCGACCTATGAATATCGTGACGGGGGCCGCGTCGGCCACGAGATTGTCCGGTCTTTGGTCAGGGGGCTCGCCGATCAGTTGCGGCTTGGTGGCGTTGCGCAAATGCTGGGTAATTGGGAGGTCGCGGCAGGTGGCGATTGGCGCGAGGTGGTGGGTGAGTGGCTGGAAGGCACCGGTCTGGACGCCTGGGTAATCCAGCGTGAGGTGCAGGACCCATGTGAATACGCCGAGCTGTGGGCCGGGGATGGTGGGCACCGGAAGGGAACGCCCGGCTACGAGCAGATGTATGCCGCTTGGCTCGCTGACTTCGAGGCCCGCGGCGTTGACAGCGTCGGCTTCGGGGTGCTGAATTTCCAACGGCCAGAAGGCGATCGGGAGCCGTGGCGTGATCTCGTCGAGTCGACCGGTCCCCTGGTTGAGCCGATGGGGCCGACCACCGAGGCGGGGATCGCGGCCCGCACGTGGTTGGCGGAGCACGGGGACTCCGGGGTGCTGCAGACCGCTTGGCGGAGTGCCGATGACGTCACCGAGGAACGGTACGGCCGCCCAGGCGCCGAGGACCCGAGCGTGATCATGATCCGCCAGGGTGGCGGTCTGGGTCGGTCGGTTCGCGCGAGCACGGTGCTGGCGGCATTCGTGTCAGTATGTGATGGCGATCTCACCGCAGCACAGACACTCGGGGCCATCGCCGAGTTGGTCGGGGCCAGCCCCGAGGCCGTACACGCCGAGGCACTGCCCGACATTCGGTCGTTGATCGCCGACGGTTTGCTGGTGGCGACCTGA